TAAAGACTGATGACTTTTCAAATAGATTAAATGATTGTATTCGAAAGTCTTTTGAAACCAAATTTCAATTTGCCAACTTAACTATTTTAGATTCCGATTTTTCTTCAATCTCTGAAATTGAAAAATCTTATGATAATCAAAATGTAATTTTTCTAAATATTATGACGAATGAAAAAATGAATAATGATTTTTCTATTAAATTTCTGAAATTCTTAAATATTATTACATTCGGAGCAATACCATATTGGAAAAATATAATTTTTACTATCCAAATAAATTCCCCGATATTTCTAAATTCTCATGAAAATAATTTTCAATATTCTTTTATTGAATGCGGTGGATGGCTTATAATTCCTGTCTTATTTTTCTACGAAAATTATTGGGAATTAAAAAATAAATATCATAATTCTCCATTTCCTGAAGTAGAATACATGATAACTGATTCTTTATCAAAAATAACTTTGAAAAATTGAGACACTTCGCATAACAGCGACTTACCGCTACGCTTCGGCACAAGGCCTCGCTCGGCCTGCGGCAAATTCCCTTTCTGTCACTCGTTTGCATCCGCAAACTCCGTGCCAGTCCCTAACGTCCCGTCCGGGACTCAGGGTCAGGGAACTTCGGTAAGTCTAGTTCGTTATGCGTAATCCTGCAAAAAATTTTAATAATGGAAAAAATGAATAAAAAATTTCTAATTCTACTAGTTTCAACTATCATCCCTTTCTCAGGAATTGTTGGAGATACAAATAGATACGGACTATTTCTTGAGGCGATCTACGGAAAGCCGATCTACTTTCCACACACTAACCCAAATAAAGTTTCTGGTGATCTTTATTCCAATAGAAAAGGCACTGTCGATACTTTGGGTTATTTTGTTAGAACTTATGGTACTGAATATGAATATTTATACAGTACTTATGCATTTAGAAATGCTGAAAAACCTAAATTAGCTGGCGAAAATTATTCTATCCAATTAGAATATGTCTTCAAATCTAATTTCGGATTGGGATTTAGTTTAAATCAAAATAAATATAATTTAGAAAATCTTTCTATTGATAAATTTGAAGGAAATTTAATTCTAAATGTTCTCAGTAACTTATATCCAGAAAGAGCTTTATCCATTCAAGACAGAACCAATCTAGAAATTCTATCTCCTTACCTACAATTTGACATTCGAAATTTCCTGATTCTAAATACTGCTTCAATTAATGTTTCATATCATTTTTTAAAATCATCAAATTTTGACCCATATGTTAGAATTCATGGAGGATATGGAAATAAATCTAATTCTCAACCAACAATTATACAATATGGTATTTCTATAGGTTCAAGATATTTCATTTCAGACAATTTCTATTTATTGAGCGATCTTCAATTCAATAAGTCGGATGCATTTTATAATGCAAACAATTTCTTTGGAAATGGTGGTGGCCAAACTATCAGATGGTCAATTAATGAAGTTAATATTCGATTCGGAACAGGATTTAATGTATGGTAGCAGGACTACGCATAACAGCGACTTACCGCTACGCTTCGGCACGAGGCCTCGCTCGGCCTACGGCAAATTCCCCTTCTGGCATTCGCCTTGCTTACGCAAGCTACATGCCAGTCCCTAACGTCCCGTTGGGACTCAGGGGCGGGGAACTTCGGTAAGTCTAGTTCGTTAAGCGCAATTACTTAAAATGATTGTAGAAAATCAAAAAAAAATAACTGAAGAAGATTTAGAATTTGCTAATTCCATTTGGAAATTCCTTTATATTCAGGAAAATATCCAAAAGTCAGATCTTATTTTTGTTTTGTGTAGTCATGATCTAAGAGTTGCACAATATGCTATTGATCTCTACAAAAAAGGTTTTGCTAATTATATTCTGTTTTCAGGAGGCTTAAATTTTTTCACAAAACATATTTTCCCTAAATCAGAAGCTGAATCCTTTGCGGAATTGGCATTATCTCAAAATATTCCACAAGAAAAAATAATTATAGAAAATGAATCTAGCAACACAGGCGAAAACATTCAATTCACTAAACAACTTCTTAATTCTTTGAATCTTAAATTTAATAAAATCATAGCTATTCAAAAACCTTCAATGACTTTAAGAATTAAATTAGCATTGGATAAACAATGGAATGAAGGATTTTTTTATATTTCTTCACCAAGCTATTCTATATCTGATGCTCCGCATTCTCATATTAATCTTTTTATGATTATCAATGAAATTGTCGGTGACCTACAAAGGATTATAGAATATCCTAAATTTGGTTTCCAATCAGAAACAATTATTCCTGATTATATTACTAAAGCTTATAATTCCCTTATTGAAAAGGGTTATAATTTACATCTTTTTCAATGAAATTTATAAATTCATTACTCCAAAGAATCTAATT
Above is a window of Leptospira bouyouniensis DNA encoding:
- a CDS encoding YdcF family protein, with the protein product MIVENQKKITEEDLEFANSIWKFLYIQENIQKSDLIFVLCSHDLRVAQYAIDLYKKGFANYILFSGGLNFFTKHIFPKSEAESFAELALSQNIPQEKIIIENESSNTGENIQFTKQLLNSLNLKFNKIIAIQKPSMTLRIKLALDKQWNEGFFYISSPSYSISDAPHSHINLFMIINEIVGDLQRIIEYPKFGFQSETIIPDYITKAYNSLIEKGYNLHLFQ